From Halomicrobium salinisoli, the proteins below share one genomic window:
- a CDS encoding zinc-dependent alcohol dehydrogenase family protein, whose protein sequence is MRAAVFTDYGEPLEVREVEDPEPEPHGAVVAVEACGVCRSDWHAWQGDWDWRGLDPVPGHILGHEPAGRVVAVGEEVDSVSEGDHVTVPFNLGDGQCRLCQTGHSNICENRQALGLQPEAPGAFAEQLPVPHADHNLVHLPEGVSSVEMAGLGCRFMTAFHGLAHRADLGAGDWVAIHGCGGVGLSAIHVAAALGANPIGVDLTDEKLELAEELGAEATINASDVDDPAEAVLDLTDGGAHVSMDALGIETTCRNAVRSLGKTGQHVQVGLTTEEAGGNLSLPTDEMVTSEIDFLGALGMPPERYDEIFRMVAAGKLDPAAVVSETIALEDVSDKLDAMTDYGTVGIPVVDEF, encoded by the coding sequence ATGCGCGCAGCAGTGTTCACGGACTACGGGGAACCGCTGGAGGTCCGCGAGGTCGAGGATCCGGAACCGGAGCCACACGGCGCGGTCGTCGCCGTGGAGGCCTGCGGCGTCTGTCGGAGCGACTGGCACGCCTGGCAGGGCGACTGGGACTGGCGGGGGCTGGACCCCGTGCCGGGGCACATCCTCGGCCACGAGCCCGCCGGCCGCGTGGTCGCCGTCGGCGAGGAGGTCGACTCGGTCAGCGAGGGCGACCACGTCACCGTCCCGTTCAACCTCGGCGACGGGCAGTGCCGGCTCTGCCAGACCGGCCACTCCAACATCTGCGAGAACCGCCAGGCGCTGGGCCTCCAGCCCGAGGCCCCCGGCGCGTTCGCCGAGCAGCTGCCCGTCCCCCACGCCGACCACAACCTCGTCCACCTGCCGGAGGGCGTCTCCTCCGTCGAGATGGCCGGGCTGGGCTGTCGGTTCATGACCGCGTTCCACGGCCTGGCCCACCGTGCTGATCTGGGCGCGGGCGACTGGGTGGCGATCCACGGCTGCGGCGGGGTCGGCCTGTCGGCCATCCACGTCGCCGCCGCGCTGGGGGCCAATCCCATCGGCGTGGACCTGACCGACGAGAAGCTCGAACTGGCCGAGGAACTGGGCGCGGAGGCGACGATCAACGCCAGCGACGTCGACGACCCCGCCGAGGCCGTGCTGGACCTCACCGACGGCGGCGCCCACGTCTCGATGGACGCGCTGGGGATCGAGACCACCTGCCGCAACGCGGTCCGGAGCCTCGGGAAGACCGGCCAGCACGTCCAGGTCGGGCTCACGACGGAGGAGGCCGGCGGGAACCTCTCGCTGCCGACCGACGAGATGGTCACCAGCGAGATCGACTTCCTCGGCGCGCTGGGGATGCCCCCCGAGCGCTACGACGAGATCTTCCGGATGGTCGCGGCGGGCAAGCTCGACCCCGCCGCCGTGGTCTCCGAGACCATCGCGCTCGAGGACGTCTCCGACAAGCTCGACGCGATGACCGACTACGGGACGGTCGGCATCCCCGTCGTCGACGAGTTCTGA
- a CDS encoding adenosylhomocysteinase has translation MTEPITEQLADPETAREEGRRKMDWARQHMPILASLRETFEDERPFEGERIGMAMHVEAKTAVLAETLAAAGAEVAITGCNPLSTHDDVSAALDAVEGVTSYARRGVDDEEYYEAIESVIAHEPTITVDDGMDLVAAIHEDYPELIETIVGGAEETTTGVHRLRAMDEDGELDYPVFAVNDTPMKRLFDNVHGTGESSLASIAMTTNLSWAGKTVVVAGYGYCGKGVAKKAAGQNADVVVTEVEPRRALEAHMEGYEVMPMAEAAAEGDVFVTTTGNRDVVVEEHFEEMQDGVLLANAGHFDVEIDLDALSDLAVDTYEARDGVQAYELADGRRLNVLAEGRLVNLATPVALGHPVEVMDQSFGIQAVVVRELVENGDAYAAGVHEVPDELDQEVAEIKLEAEGVEFDELTDTQAEYMDSWQHGT, from the coding sequence ATGACCGAACCCATCACCGAGCAGCTAGCGGACCCCGAGACGGCTCGCGAGGAGGGCCGGCGGAAGATGGACTGGGCGCGCCAGCACATGCCCATCCTGGCGTCGCTGCGCGAGACCTTCGAGGACGAGCGGCCCTTCGAGGGCGAGCGCATCGGCATGGCGATGCACGTCGAGGCCAAGACCGCGGTACTGGCAGAGACGCTCGCGGCGGCCGGCGCAGAGGTCGCCATCACGGGCTGTAACCCCCTCTCGACGCACGACGACGTCAGCGCGGCGCTGGACGCGGTGGAGGGCGTCACCTCCTACGCCCGCCGCGGGGTCGACGACGAGGAGTACTACGAGGCCATCGAGTCGGTCATCGCCCACGAGCCGACGATCACCGTCGACGACGGGATGGACCTGGTGGCGGCCATCCACGAGGACTACCCGGAGCTGATCGAGACCATCGTCGGCGGGGCCGAGGAGACCACCACGGGCGTCCACCGCCTGCGCGCGATGGACGAGGACGGCGAACTGGACTACCCCGTCTTCGCCGTCAACGACACGCCGATGAAGCGGCTGTTCGACAACGTCCACGGCACCGGGGAGTCCTCGCTGGCCTCCATCGCCATGACGACGAACCTCTCGTGGGCCGGCAAGACCGTCGTCGTCGCCGGCTACGGCTACTGCGGCAAGGGCGTCGCGAAGAAGGCCGCCGGCCAGAACGCCGACGTCGTCGTCACCGAGGTCGAGCCCCGCCGCGCGCTGGAGGCCCACATGGAGGGCTACGAGGTCATGCCGATGGCCGAGGCCGCCGCGGAGGGCGACGTGTTCGTCACGACGACGGGCAACCGCGACGTCGTCGTCGAGGAGCACTTCGAGGAGATGCAGGACGGCGTCCTCCTGGCCAACGCCGGCCACTTCGACGTCGAGATCGACCTCGACGCGCTCTCCGACCTCGCGGTCGACACCTACGAGGCCCGCGACGGCGTGCAGGCCTACGAGCTGGCCGACGGCCGCCGCCTGAACGTGCTCGCGGAGGGGCGGCTGGTCAACCTCGCCACCCCCGTCGCGCTGGGCCACCCCGTCGAGGTCATGGACCAGTCCTTCGGGATCCAGGCCGTCGTCGTCCGGGAACTCGTCGAGAACGGCGACGCCTACGCGGCCGGCGTCCACGAGGTCCCCGACGAACTGGACCAGGAGGTCGCCGAGATCAAACTCGAGGCGGAGGGCGTCGAGTTCGACGAGCTGACCGACACGCAGGCCGAGTACATGGACTCCTGGCAGCACGGGACATAG
- a CDS encoding ABC transporter substrate-binding protein gives MSSHTRQSRASADVEMAHFWQEGGGKRMLEELFADFHSRNPGVEVTDQANTIDDHGMLIKSQILQESPPPVFVEWPGQNMVPYNEAGALRDVSDLWADNGWAEAFIEGPRERVQMDGSYYGVPIDIHRMNNLFYHVDMVEERGIDPARVDSPGEFLEVLEGCEDGDVIGMEQPMKNPSDVLQLFANIVIGEFGAETYRGITQGETRSYESELRRSVELLDAYADLAREDATFVDMVEANGRFMEGESVFFHQGDWMAGSYEDRADFEYGRDWDHAVFPGTEDVFMLSTDALVAAEGADFDEDARAFLEFMASPGAQKTLNRIKGSIPPRRDVDLGDYPEILREQFRDFEAASHFPAGHALQITPDAFVDAKVAALEFVTTRDVDRTTRALLDAYGN, from the coding sequence ATGAGCTCACACACCCGTCAGTCGCGAGCCAGCGCCGACGTCGAGATGGCGCACTTCTGGCAGGAGGGCGGCGGGAAGCGGATGCTCGAGGAGCTGTTCGCCGACTTCCACTCGCGGAACCCGGGCGTCGAGGTGACCGATCAGGCCAACACCATCGACGACCACGGGATGTTGATCAAGAGCCAGATCCTGCAGGAGTCGCCGCCGCCGGTGTTCGTCGAGTGGCCGGGCCAGAACATGGTCCCGTACAACGAGGCCGGCGCGCTCCGGGACGTCTCGGACCTCTGGGCGGACAACGGCTGGGCGGAGGCGTTCATCGAGGGGCCGCGCGAGCGCGTGCAGATGGACGGGTCCTACTACGGCGTCCCCATCGACATCCACCGGATGAACAACCTGTTCTACCACGTCGACATGGTCGAGGAGCGCGGTATCGACCCGGCGCGCGTCGACAGCCCGGGCGAGTTCCTGGAGGTGCTGGAGGGGTGCGAGGACGGCGACGTCATCGGGATGGAGCAGCCGATGAAGAACCCCTCGGACGTCCTCCAGCTGTTCGCCAACATCGTCATCGGGGAGTTCGGCGCGGAGACGTACCGGGGGATCACGCAGGGGGAGACGCGCAGCTACGAGAGCGAGCTCCGGCGGTCGGTGGAGCTACTGGACGCCTACGCCGACCTGGCGCGCGAGGACGCCACGTTCGTCGACATGGTCGAGGCGAACGGGCGGTTCATGGAGGGCGAGTCGGTGTTCTTCCACCAGGGCGACTGGATGGCCGGGTCCTACGAGGACCGGGCCGACTTCGAGTACGGGCGGGACTGGGACCACGCGGTCTTCCCGGGGACCGAGGACGTGTTCATGCTCTCGACGGACGCGCTGGTCGCGGCCGAGGGCGCGGACTTCGACGAGGACGCGCGCGCGTTCCTGGAGTTCATGGCCTCGCCGGGGGCCCAGAAGACGCTGAACCGGATCAAGGGGTCGATCCCGCCGCGGCGGGACGTCGACCTCGGCGACTACCCGGAGATCCTCCGGGAGCAGTTCCGCGACTTCGAGGCGGCCAGCCACTTCCCGGCCGGCCACGCCCTCCAGATCACGCCGGACGCGTTCGTCGACGCGAAGGTCGCGGCCCTGGAGTTCGTGACGACCCGCGACGTCGATCGGACGACGCGGGCGCTCCTCGACGCCTACGGGAACTGA
- a CDS encoding class I SAM-dependent methyltransferase → MAGRNDWDTDAYDADTAFVYEYGESLIDLLDPKPGARVLDLGCGTGHLTADLAAAVGDGEVVGIDRSAEMVAAARENYPDLRFECVDATEYETDEPFDAVFSNAALHWIADQRAVAERVRDALAPGGRFVAEMGGSGNVAAIVDATLAELAERGYDVDHPWYFPTVGEQAGLLESAGFEVRLARLFDRPTDLDGPDGLRDWLAVFGDSLFADLTEAERTAVVERVEDRLRPELYDPETETWTADYRRLRFVAVRQEIA, encoded by the coding sequence GTGGCTGGACGTAACGACTGGGACACCGACGCCTACGACGCCGACACCGCCTTCGTCTACGAGTACGGCGAGAGCCTGATCGACCTGCTGGACCCGAAACCAGGGGCGCGCGTGCTCGACCTGGGGTGCGGGACGGGCCACCTCACCGCCGACCTGGCCGCGGCCGTCGGCGACGGCGAAGTCGTCGGGATCGACCGGTCCGCCGAGATGGTCGCAGCGGCGCGGGAGAACTACCCCGACCTCCGCTTCGAGTGCGTCGACGCGACCGAGTACGAGACCGACGAGCCGTTCGACGCCGTCTTCTCGAACGCGGCGCTGCACTGGATCGCGGACCAGCGGGCCGTCGCCGAGCGGGTCCGCGACGCGCTGGCGCCGGGCGGTCGCTTCGTCGCCGAGATGGGCGGCAGCGGCAACGTCGCCGCCATCGTCGACGCGACGCTGGCCGAACTGGCCGAGCGGGGCTACGACGTCGACCACCCCTGGTACTTCCCGACGGTCGGCGAGCAGGCCGGGCTGCTGGAGTCGGCCGGTTTCGAGGTGCGACTGGCGCGGCTGTTCGACCGGCCCACCGACCTCGACGGCCCGGACGGGCTCCGCGACTGGCTGGCGGTGTTCGGCGACTCGCTGTTCGCCGACCTGACCGAGGCGGAGCGGACGGCGGTCGTCGAGCGCGTCGAGGATCGCCTCCGGCCCGAGCTGTACGACCCGGAGACGGAGACCTGGACCGCCGACTACCGGCGGCTGCGGTTCGTGGCCGTGCGTCAGGAGATAGCGTAG
- a CDS encoding PAS domain-containing protein — MSTPSDDASPPSPPDADALGDPIDVLWVGDDADSPDAVESRLRSADGVDVRSRPPSSGALAALDEVDCVVAADATLADGRDLLTAVRERAPRVPVLLVAADPADDRRAAVREDDWSEHAAGTDPEGVVDRVRRLVGHERDAALAGRALAALELVPDGTAIASPDGTVAFADPAFARQFGVAPGDLSGVDWRELFTEAEIDRLESDALPSLGDGWHWVGACEGRRGDGGTFTTRTRIAELEDGSLVFIVQCGTGSTRN; from the coding sequence ATGTCGACGCCGTCTGACGACGCGTCGCCGCCGTCCCCGCCCGACGCCGACGCGCTCGGCGATCCCATCGACGTCCTGTGGGTCGGCGACGACGCTGACTCGCCCGACGCGGTCGAGTCGCGACTCCGGTCGGCCGACGGCGTCGACGTCCGGTCCCGACCGCCGTCGTCAGGGGCGCTGGCCGCCCTCGACGAGGTGGACTGCGTCGTCGCCGCCGACGCGACGCTGGCGGACGGTCGGGACCTGCTGACCGCCGTCCGAGAGCGCGCGCCGCGCGTGCCCGTCCTCCTCGTCGCGGCCGACCCCGCCGACGACCGCCGGGCCGCCGTCCGCGAGGACGACTGGAGCGAGCACGCCGCTGGGACGGATCCCGAGGGCGTCGTCGACCGCGTCCGGCGCCTCGTGGGCCACGAGCGCGACGCGGCCCTGGCCGGCCGCGCGCTCGCCGCGCTGGAGCTCGTGCCCGACGGCACCGCGATCGCGTCGCCCGACGGGACCGTCGCGTTCGCCGATCCGGCCTTCGCCCGCCAGTTCGGCGTCGCCCCCGGGGACCTCTCCGGCGTCGACTGGCGCGAGCTGTTCACCGAGGCGGAGATCGACCGGCTCGAGTCCGACGCCCTCCCGAGCCTCGGGGACGGCTGGCACTGGGTCGGCGCCTGCGAGGGCCGTCGCGGGGACGGTGGGACCTTCACCACCCGGACGCGCATCGCCGAACTCGAGGACGGCAGCCTCGTGTTCATCGTGCAGTGCGGCACGGGCTCGACGCGGAACTGA
- a CDS encoding HalOD1 output domain-containing protein, with translation MESTTIDTAGLCSDIVTAIAERTGADPLEMDPLYDAVDVDAVKAIVGSAGDASVEFAYHGHTVVVDGDGSVTVTGEAEPEMAGVE, from the coding sequence ATGGAATCCACCACGATCGACACCGCCGGCCTCTGCTCGGACATCGTCACGGCCATCGCGGAACGGACGGGCGCGGACCCCCTCGAGATGGACCCCCTCTACGACGCCGTCGACGTCGACGCCGTCAAGGCGATCGTCGGCAGCGCCGGGGACGCCAGCGTCGAGTTCGCCTACCACGGGCACACGGTCGTGGTCGACGGCGACGGCTCCGTGACGGTGACGGGCGAGGCCGAACCCGAGATGGCGGGGGTGGAGTGA
- a CDS encoding PAS domain S-box protein → MPTRRFDRAGRRPAAGRSAGHAVAVVLAAAVAAIAWTLLDGGSAASPWLVGLPGLAAGDDAPIEELTAKVRRLAAGEDVEFPTERDDAVGELSDALSELAASVAASDRNPTGTGRPRADDGGYQADPAATTERQLAAIVENTESAIYIKDADGVYRFANQAVADFLGLDRESIVGATDEDLFGPATAADARADDRHVMETGESISREVIRPIDGEDRVFLDNKYPYTDADGGVIGVMGVSRDVTDLTERERELRETKRRLELTLEGTNTGIWEWNLETDEVTWNETMARLVGMEPGEFEGTLQAFNERIHPDDRDQVQRELTAAIEADDVLKSEFRLFHESGDVIWVSVRGRFLDDDGDRRVVGINNDVTERKAAERELRETKRRLELALEGTNTGLWEWDPETDEITWNDALERLLGLEPGEFEGTYEGFVDRVHPEDLPRVEETLADAMAADGQYQSEFRMRRADGDVIWVNSRGRLVDDGSERLVGVTHDVTERKSVEQALREREEELREYRDYTEEILDAVDDVFYVLDEEGRVQRWNESLVETTGYSDDELDGMHARTFFAEESRADVEAAIREAFDTGDARVEAPYLTKDGDEIPHEFVATGLTDPDGNPIVVGIGRDVTERVETERELSRLISNVPGYVYRVANDPEWSTEYVSEGIREITGYDPEAVERGDVDWIEDVELDGPDWPAVHEAAEAGEAYDLTYSIETADGEQRWIRDQGRAARAPDGTVEGIEGVVIDVTERIEYERELERTRDLLQHAQRIGGIGGWEVDLRSDPYGLFWTDEVYRIHGLEPDADVDLEDGIDYYHPEDRERIREAVRRAIEEGEPYDVEARLVTDDGEQRWVRSIGEPVREDGEVVTVRGSILDITEPKERQRELEVRSAAIEASIDGVAILDENYEFVYVNRAHAELYGYDDPSEMVGEKWTVCYGEAERERLRAEAVASLREQGSWRGEAVGRRTDGSEYPQEVSLTGLSDGGVVCVVRDVTERREREAELERTSTLLRQTQRLAGVGGWEYDVEEGSYMGSWTEGLYDIYEVEPGEIETPEDLREYVHPDDRERVREIGERSVATGEGFTAEHRIVTGEGRERWVRVTSEPTADGERFRGAVLDVTDQKERERTLRSLHETARDLLATESDAEVAELAVETARSVLDVAGVCAYLVDEGSNRLVPVAATDAFGGDDGPPPVDVGADDAVWESFATGSPMVVDATDDRDRSVALGNGTDGGLLVPVGEHGVFVVAADPDRIDDEVRRLAGTLVATTEAALDRLDSEAALRARDEELAARNERLRRQMAITDIIRRVDQSLVAAESREDVERTVCERLVESDDVAFAWIGRPDEGDQRLVPQAWAGDGEAYLDGRSLSFGSDEPASVAARTGEATVVPNVVDRLQAEDWRQAAVSNGFHSVVAVPLSVDEYSHGVLAVYADEPEGFGDLERTVFAELGRTIANAVDAVTTRTALHADTLVELTLAFDEADEFLARVAREADCEATYEGIATHSADETRLFFATTGAACDAVAAVLEDSYAVDDFRLIDESGDQDGEDGDGDDDGAEWRCLFEATVSGPVLASALVRRGASPRAVRATPDGTEAVVDASAATDVREFVETLAESYPSVELVKRRTVERSMATRQELVTSLLDGLTDRQREVLRTAYYAGFFEWPRTSTGEEVAEMLDVTQPTVNRHLRLAQGALLAQLFDEEAAGVVAT, encoded by the coding sequence ATGCCAACACGTCGGTTCGACCGAGCGGGGCGCCGGCCGGCCGCGGGGCGGTCGGCCGGACACGCGGTCGCAGTGGTCCTCGCGGCCGCGGTGGCGGCGATCGCCTGGACGCTCCTCGACGGGGGGTCCGCTGCGAGTCCGTGGCTGGTCGGCCTCCCGGGACTCGCCGCCGGCGACGACGCGCCGATCGAGGAGCTGACGGCGAAGGTCAGGCGGCTGGCGGCGGGCGAGGACGTCGAGTTCCCCACCGAGCGCGACGACGCAGTCGGGGAGCTGTCCGACGCGCTGTCGGAGCTGGCGGCGTCGGTGGCGGCCTCCGACCGGAACCCGACGGGGACCGGGCGGCCGCGGGCCGACGACGGCGGATACCAGGCGGACCCGGCGGCGACGACCGAGCGACAGCTGGCGGCGATTGTCGAGAACACGGAGAGCGCCATCTACATCAAGGACGCCGACGGCGTCTACCGGTTCGCCAACCAGGCCGTGGCCGACTTCCTCGGACTGGACCGCGAGTCGATCGTCGGCGCGACCGACGAGGACCTGTTCGGTCCGGCGACGGCGGCCGACGCCCGCGCGGACGACCGGCACGTCATGGAGACGGGCGAATCGATCTCGCGGGAGGTGATCCGTCCGATCGACGGCGAGGACCGCGTCTTCCTCGACAACAAGTACCCCTACACGGACGCCGACGGCGGCGTGATCGGCGTCATGGGCGTCAGCCGCGACGTCACCGATCTCACGGAGCGCGAGCGCGAGCTCCGCGAGACGAAGCGTCGGCTGGAACTGACGCTGGAGGGGACGAACACCGGCATCTGGGAGTGGAACCTGGAGACCGACGAGGTGACCTGGAACGAGACGATGGCGCGGCTGGTGGGGATGGAGCCGGGCGAGTTCGAGGGGACGCTCCAGGCCTTCAACGAGCGGATCCATCCGGACGACCGCGATCAGGTACAGCGCGAACTGACGGCCGCCATCGAGGCCGACGACGTGCTCAAATCGGAGTTCCGGCTGTTCCACGAGAGCGGCGACGTGATCTGGGTCAGCGTCCGGGGCCGGTTCCTCGACGACGACGGCGACCGGCGCGTGGTCGGGATCAACAACGACGTCACCGAGCGCAAGGCGGCCGAGCGGGAACTGCGCGAGACGAAGCGGCGGCTCGAACTCGCTCTGGAGGGGACGAACACGGGGCTCTGGGAGTGGGACCCGGAGACCGACGAGATAACGTGGAACGACGCCCTGGAGCGACTGCTGGGGCTCGAGCCGGGCGAGTTCGAGGGGACCTACGAGGGGTTCGTCGACCGAGTGCACCCCGAGGACCTGCCCCGCGTCGAGGAGACGCTCGCCGACGCGATGGCGGCCGACGGGCAGTACCAGTCCGAGTTCCGGATGCGCCGGGCGGACGGCGACGTGATCTGGGTCAACTCCCGCGGACGCCTCGTCGACGACGGGTCGGAACGGCTGGTGGGCGTCACGCACGACGTCACCGAACGCAAGTCGGTCGAGCAGGCGCTCCGGGAGCGCGAGGAGGAGCTCCGGGAGTACCGCGACTACACCGAGGAGATCCTCGACGCCGTCGACGACGTGTTCTACGTCCTCGACGAGGAGGGCCGGGTCCAGCGCTGGAACGAGAGCCTCGTCGAGACGACGGGGTACTCGGACGACGAACTCGACGGCATGCACGCCCGGACGTTCTTCGCGGAGGAGTCCCGGGCGGACGTCGAGGCGGCGATCCGGGAGGCCTTCGACACGGGTGACGCCCGCGTGGAGGCCCCCTACCTGACGAAAGACGGCGACGAGATCCCCCACGAGTTCGTCGCGACGGGGCTGACCGATCCGGACGGGAACCCGATCGTCGTCGGCATCGGACGCGACGTCACCGAGCGCGTCGAGACGGAGCGGGAGCTATCGCGGCTGATCAGCAACGTGCCGGGGTACGTCTACCGGGTCGCGAACGACCCGGAGTGGTCGACCGAGTACGTCAGCGAGGGGATCCGGGAGATCACCGGCTACGACCCCGAGGCCGTCGAGAGGGGCGACGTCGACTGGATCGAGGACGTCGAACTGGACGGGCCGGACTGGCCGGCGGTCCACGAGGCCGCCGAGGCGGGCGAGGCCTACGACCTGACCTACTCGATCGAGACCGCCGACGGGGAGCAGCGGTGGATCAGGGACCAGGGCCGGGCCGCGCGCGCACCGGACGGCACCGTCGAGGGCATCGAGGGCGTCGTCATCGACGTCACCGAGCGCATCGAGTACGAGCGTGAACTGGAGCGGACGCGCGACCTCCTCCAGCACGCCCAGCGCATCGGCGGCATCGGCGGCTGGGAGGTCGACCTGCGCTCCGACCCGTACGGGCTGTTCTGGACGGACGAGGTCTACCGGATCCACGGGCTCGAACCCGACGCGGACGTCGACCTCGAGGACGGGATCGACTACTACCACCCCGAGGACCGGGAGCGCATCCGCGAGGCCGTCCGGCGGGCGATCGAGGAGGGGGAACCGTACGACGTCGAGGCCCGGCTGGTCACGGACGACGGCGAGCAGCGGTGGGTCCGCTCGATCGGCGAGCCCGTCCGCGAGGACGGCGAGGTCGTCACGGTGCGGGGCTCGATCCTCGACATCACCGAGCCCAAGGAGCGCCAGCGGGAGCTCGAAGTCAGGTCGGCCGCCATCGAGGCCTCCATCGACGGGGTGGCGATCCTCGACGAGAACTACGAGTTCGTCTACGTCAACCGGGCCCACGCGGAGCTGTACGGCTACGACGACCCGTCTGAGATGGTCGGCGAGAAGTGGACGGTCTGTTACGGCGAGGCGGAGCGCGAGCGACTGCGGGCGGAGGCCGTCGCGTCGCTCCGGGAGCAGGGGAGCTGGCGCGGCGAGGCTGTCGGCCGCCGCACCGACGGGAGCGAGTACCCCCAGGAGGTGTCGCTGACGGGGCTTTCCGACGGCGGCGTCGTCTGCGTCGTCCGGGACGTCACGGAGCGCAGGGAGCGCGAGGCGGAGCTCGAGCGGACGAGCACGCTGCTCAGACAGACCCAGCGCCTCGCCGGCGTGGGCGGGTGGGAGTACGACGTCGAGGAGGGCAGCTACATGGGCAGCTGGACCGAGGGGCTGTACGACATCTACGAGGTCGAGCCGGGCGAGATAGAGACGCCGGAGGACTTACGGGAGTACGTCCACCCCGACGACCGCGAGCGGGTCCGGGAAATCGGCGAGCGGTCGGTGGCGACCGGCGAGGGGTTCACGGCCGAACACCGGATCGTGACCGGCGAGGGCAGAGAGCGGTGGGTGCGGGTCACGTCCGAGCCGACCGCCGACGGCGAGCGGTTCCGCGGCGCCGTCCTCGACGTCACCGATCAGAAGGAGCGCGAGCGAACGCTCCGGTCGCTCCACGAGACGGCCCGCGACCTGCTGGCCACCGAGAGCGACGCCGAAGTGGCGGAGCTGGCCGTCGAGACGGCCCGGTCGGTGCTTGACGTCGCGGGCGTGTGCGCCTACCTCGTCGACGAGGGGAGCAACCGCCTGGTCCCGGTGGCCGCGACCGACGCGTTCGGCGGCGACGACGGGCCGCCGCCGGTCGACGTCGGCGCCGACGACGCCGTCTGGGAGAGCTTCGCCACCGGCTCGCCGATGGTCGTCGACGCCACCGACGACCGGGACCGGTCGGTCGCGCTGGGCAACGGGACCGACGGCGGCCTGCTGGTGCCGGTCGGCGAGCACGGCGTGTTCGTCGTCGCGGCGGACCCCGACCGGATCGACGACGAGGTCCGCCGGCTGGCCGGCACGCTCGTGGCGACGACCGAGGCCGCGCTGGACCGCCTCGACAGCGAGGCCGCGCTGCGCGCGCGCGACGAGGAACTGGCGGCGCGCAACGAGCGGCTCCGGCGCCAGATGGCGATCACCGACATCATCAGGCGGGTCGACCAGTCGCTGGTCGCCGCCGAGAGCCGCGAGGACGTCGAGCGGACCGTCTGCGAGCGGCTCGTCGAGTCCGACGACGTCGCCTTCGCCTGGATCGGCCGGCCCGACGAGGGCGACCAGCGGCTCGTCCCGCAGGCCTGGGCGGGCGACGGCGAGGCCTACCTCGACGGCCGCTCGCTGTCGTTCGGCTCGGACGAACCGGCGTCCGTCGCCGCCCGGACGGGCGAGGCGACGGTCGTCCCGAACGTCGTCGACCGGCTCCAGGCCGAGGACTGGCGCCAGGCCGCGGTCTCGAACGGCTTCCACTCCGTCGTCGCCGTCCCGCTGTCCGTCGACGAGTACTCCCACGGCGTCCTGGCGGTGTACGCCGACGAGCCGGAGGGCTTCGGCGACCTGGAGCGGACCGTCTTCGCCGAGCTCGGGCGGACCATCGCCAACGCCGTCGACGCCGTGACGACGCGGACGGCGCTGCACGCCGACACGCTCGTCGAGCTGACCCTGGCGTTCGACGAGGCCGACGAGTTCCTCGCGCGGGTCGCCCGCGAGGCCGACTGCGAGGCGACCTACGAGGGCATCGCCACCCACTCGGCCGACGAGACGCGGCTCTTTTTCGCGACGACCGGGGCGGCCTGCGACGCCGTCGCCGCGGTCCTCGAGGACAGCTACGCCGTCGACGACTTCCGGCTGATCGACGAGAGCGGCGACCAGGACGGCGAGGACGGCGACGGAGACGACGACGGGGCCGAGTGGCGGTGCCTGTTCGAGGCGACCGTCTCCGGGCCCGTGCTGGCCTCGGCACTGGTGCGCCGCGGGGCCAGTCCGCGCGCGGTCCGGGCCACGCCAGACGGCACGGAAGCGGTCGTGGACGCCTCTGCCGCGACCGACGTCCGCGAGTTCGTCGAGACGCTGGCCGAGAGCTACCCCTCCGTCGAACTCGTCAAGCGGCGGACCGTCGAGCGGAGCATGGCGACCCGCCAGGAACTCGTCACCTCGCTGCTCGACGGGCTGACCGACCGCCAGCGCGAGGTGCTCCGGACGGCCTACTACGCCGGCTTCTTCGAGTGGCCGCGCACGTCCACCGGCGAGGAGGTCGCCGAGATGCTCGACGTGACCCAGCCGACGGTCAACCGCCACCTGCGGCTCGCCCAGGGGGCGCTGCTGGCCCAGCTGTTCGACGAGGAGGCGGCCGGCGTGGTGGCGACCTAG